The Oscarella lobularis chromosome 8, ooOscLobu1.1, whole genome shotgun sequence nucleotide sequence TGTTTGAACGTTCCCCTGCTCGTCAACTTCATCACGAGCTTGGGCTTGACAACCAAAGCGTCCAAGGTGATATTAGCAGACGAAAACATGCAGGCTCTATAGAGACAATGCATAATCTCTCTCGCGATGTCGCGCGACTACTTCTTACTCGGGTTCGATCGTTCCGTCGACTCgaatttctttcgtcgtGATTCGAATGTCGAGTCTACCCATCAACTTTGAGTGActactcgccgtcgccgtgatGTTGAGCGGCAGTCCAATTGTCGTCGGAATGCTCCGATGAACGTCGAGCATCTGCATCGATTTAGAAAGATTCGTATTCACCTCTAAAACGCGAATTTCGCCGTAGAGAAGATATTGGAGATAATTGTTGAGTTTTTCGGCGACGCTGGAGAAATCGCTGAAGGTGAATTGTTCCATGACGTTTTCGGTGATGCTTTCTCGCAGGACGTTGAGAATGTTTCGATCGTACAGCTTATTCATGATCTCCTCCTCGTTGATGCTATTCCACGCCATCTCGCTGCCGAACATCTTCACGTAGCCGGAGGCGTACATCGGCTCTTGTTTGACGGGACactgaaaatgaaaaggggtatcaaaaaaaaattctcgactattcgcttttttcgcaCGGCTTTGGGCTCGGGAAGACCGCTCGCTTTCATCGAACGCGTTCCCAGACGCAGGTATCCCGTTGGACCGAATAGGAAACGTATGAGCCTCTCGATGCCCGTTCCTCTCACGCCGATTTCAATCAAATCGAAATCGTAGCCGAAGGCGTTGGTCTTGAGTTTGGCCGTTGCGCTGCGAGGCAagccttcgacgtcgccgaacaGAACTCCCATGCTGAATTCCGCTCCGAGGACGTCGCGCGGAAGGGATCGGGGGAGAGGAGCGTCGGCtgtcaaaaaaaaatgaaaagagtGAATCATCTTTCTAGTTTGTTGGCGTGCGCGGATTACTTAGAGAGACGTATTCTCTTGTTGCTTTCGACGACAAGTAGCCCATGTCGCAGTACGAGCACCAATAGCGGATGTTGGTTACCGTGATAACGTAGTTGATCATTTCTCTTCTAtaggggaggaggaggaaagaTCGTTTAGAATTGAATTTTGTTTCTCCTCGCAGTACCGAGATCTTCTGCTGGGATTATCGCTTTTTTCCAAGGCGAGCAAGTGCGTGTAGACAAACGACTTGAGATTTTCGTTTGGATCCCATTGCAGAGAGAGAACGAGCCGTTTCAGCTCGATCGGTTCGGGAGGAAACCAACCTCGTAGCGTTCTCATATAGACGAAATAGGCAGCCGCTCGCGCCTCGACTTCGTCGCATCGAGACATGAATATAGGAAGTGCGATTTCTCTCACCTGTTCCCCAAAGACTCGAAAATGAGGTTCTTTTTGAATAGATATTTTACTCGCATACCTTCGATGGGAATCTGTCGGATATTTTCAAAAGGGCGTATATTGCGGCGAGTCTTAGTTCAATTTCTGGACTGATGCCTGTCGTGTTGCATCCCGTCGTGTTGATAACGCGCTGAAGAATGGGAAGACATCGAGGCAGACCCGAATTTCCCATGGCTTTCAGCACGTGGACGCTGTGGGGAATGTCGCTGTTTTCCATCGACTTGAGTAACTCTTCTTCCAGAAAGACGAATGCCTGGAATGTCAGTGAGGATTCGACATCAACGAATACAAAGCTTGACTACTGTACCTCTTCTATTTCTGTTGGACACACGTAGTCAGGATGTTCGGTGACTTCGTGAATGACGGCGCCGACAACGAGTTTGTACGTCATATTCATTGTGTTTTCCTTGGCCATCGTCTACGGAGAAGCAACTCGACGAGTAATCCTAACAGCATATATATACAACCAAGCTCACCGTGACCGTTTTCAAAAGCTTGCACGGAGAGCAATAACGCAGTGGAACAGCCGACAGACTTACGACCAGTTCgcgctttctcgacgatccaagacacgacgtctttctcgtcagCACGTCGATGAGCTCGATAGCGGGGCACGTTCCGACGTAGGCAAGAGCGTCGAGAGTCAGAGCGCTgtaaaatcaaaattcaaGTTCCACATGACGCCGTACAATTTCTCCTACTGTTTTGCTTTCTCAATCTCCGTATGGCCCTTTGTGGGGCAAAGCTTGAAtgcatcgacgacgtcttcgagcgCTTCGTACGTGCATCGTCGCATCTCGTCGATGATCTTCGGAAACATTTCGGAATAGAGCGTGGGATTGAGTGTGACGGTCTGTTCAATGAGCTGCTTCGCTCTGCACGTCGTTTTGTCGCTCGATGGGGGGCCGTGTTCGGGAAACTTGAATATCACCGTCGTCTTGTTATTAGCTGCAATAAATGCATGGATGAATGAGAAATGAACGAAAATTTGCTTACGTTTGTGCGGGCACGTCGGAGCATCGATCTCTCCCTTCCACGTCAGATGCTGCCTGATATTGGAGATACAGAATAAGGCAATGGGTTCTATAGAAATCTCGCGAGGAAACCTACTCGACAATTGTTACTGCGGAGCCGGCGTCCTTGCTAAGCGGAGCAAATGATTGTTTCTCCTTTATATTGGCCCAAATGAGAACCGTTTCGCCGCTCGTCGTGTTTCGGAAGCGGTGctcggacgtcgtcgatccgtaCACGAACAACGCCTCTTGTTCCTATCGAAGGCGTTCGGCGCCGCACGCGACGCAATCGTCGAATTTTTCGTACCTGACTCTCTCTAAGAATGGTCGAAAATTCTTTCATGCGATCAGGGCAGCTTTCGATGTCTCGCTCTTTGAGAatgacgatttctttgtcGCTGCTGCTTTCCCACACCTTGTACTCGCACTGTCCCAAAACGTCGGTCTAGACAAAAACACCCCAATATGGAAATCTGCAATCTATAACGAAGACATCGCTCCCTACCACTTGCTCCGATCGAATGCTCTCAGATCCTCGCGGTACGGCAACGAAAGCACTCATCATACCCCTTTTGATGTTCACTATCGGGTCGGCCTCGGTGGGAACAGTGAATATGACCGGAATTCCCTCCGGTGTCAGTTCGAATTCGATGCACTCCTTTTCCAGTTCTCCGCACAACGAAGCGTCGGCCGGTTGCCAGACGTTGTTTTCCTCGACGGGAAACTTGCTCAGCGCGTACGCCATCGAACACTGATCGACCTGCGCTCCAAACAAACACAATGAATCATAGAATTCGGAAGATAAAAAAACCGGTTTTTTATGCGGCGCCGACCTTGAGAGATACGcgcacttcgtcgacgtacgaCAACATGACGTTCATTCTCAGACGAATGCCGGTGCCGTTCTCCGATGTGCCAGGAATGCTGCTAATAGCCATCGCCTCGTAGTCATACTTGTAGCTCTTTCCCGGCTCCGGCAGACTGATTGGAGCTGCGAAAAGACGAGATAGGATATCCTGTGGATGGACGCGGTCTAAGAGCGGTTCACCTGCACTGATGAGAGCGAGCAGGGCTGGTAAAATAAGTGCCTTCATAAGGAGCGTTGATTGCATCGGTCTCCTCCTCTCCGGGCTGGCGAGCGAGGAATGGCTTTGTTCTGTCTTAGCACGTGTATATCTCCCCCTGGACGAACAATTGGACATTGAAATCATCCCtcccttctcttcttctttgggaACAAAGCCTTTCAAATCTATTGTCAATTGTTGCGAAGTGGTTTCGTAGAGAGGAGATTATGCTATCGCATTTTCAGGACGGAAGCAAGTCCTGAGTAACACTTATTCATCTAGTCGAATCTATTCTCATGGTTTGCGGAAGAAGAGTTTGAATGGCCGCCACACCTGCAGGTTGCCACCCTCTCCCCTCCCTCAGGCCACCCACAGTTGCAAGTGGGTGTCGTCAAAGCATAGATAGAGGACGTCAAAGTTTGTTCGTGGGGTGTCTGCGTTTGTGTCTGTGTCAGGATCTTCAACAGCGCTAGCCTATCCAACTAAACTAACTAAGCGGCAAGCTCGTGTGCGACCAGACTCTGGAGTTGCCGGCGCGGCCCGCCGGCGCGGCGGCCGATCCGGACCACCGTAGCGTACGCTAGAGACCAGGCAACGTGAACATGAGACTTTTTTGGCAGCAGGCAGCCGTCCACAGGTCAGTATTGCGGGCATAGGGTACCGATCTCGTTGTCTTGCAAACGCTTTTCTTAcgcaaaaacgacaaaaaacCCCACAAATCTACGAAAAACGCTACACATGCACAATCAAACACAGACAAAGCACTTCAAGTGTCCAGATCAGAATGCGACGTCCCTTCACGCTTTCACGCAATCGGTGGGCTCATCCCACGGCAGCATAATCGGCTTGTCGTCAGCGAacaacgccgtcgctcgagcGTTCGATTTCGAACTGCAtcggaaagcgacgagcttTCTCTCCGTTTTTGCTGGCTTGCAATGATTGGCGGGGCAGGCGGGCAACTTTTCGACGCTGAGACACTTCTTATGTTCGTAATCTTTGCTGGCATACTCCGGAATGGGATGGCAGGGATTTTCTACGTAGAAGGTCTCAGGATATTCGTTTCGAACGTTTTTTCAATATCTCACCTATCTGACACTCGGCCTCTTGAATTTGTTCGTGACAATTGCTGTTGACGTAGGTTTTGATCACTTGACGGTATCGCGACTTGGTGCCGTTCATGCAGTCGCTCCAGCGACTCCACGATCCGTACTCGCAAGCTAAAAGTCGCACATATTGATTAGAGGAATCGAacataattatttaattttaagaTTTGCTTTTGGCCTTAATCTTCTCTTTACCTTCTAGGGGTATTTGGTGCTTGGCTGCGAGAGCGAGCTTGTATCCCCTGATGCTCGGCTCCGGACCTCCTCCGTATGCGACATCGTGCAGACAAGCGCTCAAATAATGCTGATATTTCACCGAACTGTGCCCAACAACGAGCAGCGTCTCGAAAATCGGAGCGCACTGTGCGACGGCAACATCCATAACTTTCTGCGAGACGTCGCGGACCTCTTTGACATCGCAGCTTTTCGCTGGCTCGGTTACCGCCCAAGATTCGATAAACTCAGCGACAGTCGACGCGTAACCGCACGGCGTTTCGAGTTCGTTGCCAAGCGTTGCATTGCCGTCGCTATTTCCGCACAAACCGCCCGTCATTCCGGCGTAGAAACCGTTAACCGCCAATTGCATGCCGTGACCGTTGGCGTAGATGTCGACGCCGGCCCAAGCGCTCAGTCGCGTGTACGTCTCCGTGCCGACCGTCACCGTTCGCACGTTCACGACGTGTTTGACTTTGTACGGAAGCTCGTGCGGATGGCCGTCGACTTGAAGGGTCGTTCCGCCGACGAGCGTGTATTTCGTCTCGTTGATGTAGAcgtggacgtcgtcgccttggacggtgacggcgaagTTGTCCGACTCGTTGCGCTGACGAGCGAGAACGAATTCGCACGTCGACTTCATTTCCGCGGTCATTTTGTAGTCGTCGAAGGTGATGATGTGATGGACGTTTTTGCTGGAGCCTTTGAAGAACTTACAGATGGCTgtcgaaaaagaaggattcacattattaattaaacgaaaTACGTCGCGCGAGACTCTTACGTGCTTTGAGAGGATAAGGAAGAACGTATCCCATGTTGGTTGTATTGAAGAGACTCGATTCAGCAGTCAAATTGACCATGAGTCCTATCGTGGTCGTATTGACTCGAAGCCATTGCGGCTTGTCGCTTCCTTCAAGATAGAGAATCGCCGATATATTTCCTTCGGTGTTATTGACGAGACTTCCGTTGATTTCGCCCCAGAATTCAGGAACGCGAATAATCGCCGTCGTGTTATCGACGGTGTGACGATATCGGGAGACATTACCGTAGAAATGAGTCCTATTGAAACGAGCATAGCACGTGGAATTGCAGATGGTCGTATTCATCGTCATCCACGCTTCGATATCGACTCGATTCCACGTATTGGCAACGATGTGAGCCGAAGCGTTGCCTGGGACGCTGTTCGCCTTTAGACTGATAACACGCTGTTCATACGGTTTCGAACCGGTCGTGTACCAGTTGTACGTGCCATTCAGTCCGCTGCTCACGCCGCCGACGGTCGTCAGCGTGGAATAGAACGTTCCCTCGAGAACGCTAATCAGCGTTTCGTTCCAGAAATTGAAGATGATGCTCGTCGGCGCTGGGGTTAGAGATCGGAGGCGTACGGAGCCTTCGGCGCGGCCGGAGAGCGGGAAAAGGGGTCCGAAGGGAACGCCGGTGGTGTTCGGATAACTGATGGGAGTCGTGATGTTAATTCCGAGAATCTCAATTCCAAAGGGTTCGGTGATTTTTGTCTGGAGTACGGAACTCGATGATAAAGGAGTAAGAGAATTCTTACGTTTCTTACTCGGTTGTGCTTCCAAGTACTCAGCTCCATTCGGCTTTCTCCCACTTCGACATGCTGTTCATATCTATCAGAAGAATTCATCTTCAATCTAAGACTACGAAGATAGACTATATATACGTGAATTCGGCGATGACCGATTCGGGTTCGTCCGGCATTTTGGTCAGCTCAACTGTTAGATGATATTGATCGTCGAGTG carries:
- the LOC136190404 gene encoding vitellogenin-like, which produces MQSTLLMKALILPALLALISAAPISLPEPGKSYKYDYEAMAISSIPGTSENGTGIRLRMNVMLSYVDEVRVSLKVDQCSMAYALSKFPVEENNVWQPADASLCGELEKECIEFELTPEGIPVIFTVPTEADPIVNIKRGMMSAFVAVPRGSESIRSEQVTDVLGQCEYKVWESSSDKEIVILKERDIESCPDRMKEFSTILRESQEQEALFVYGSTTSEHRFRNTTSGETVLIWANIKEKQSFAPLSKDAGSAVTIVEQHLTWKGEIDAPTCPHKPNNKTTVIFKFPEHGPPSSDKTTCRAKQLIEQTVTLNPTLYSEMFPKIIDEMRRCTYEALEDVVDAFKLCPTKGHTEIEKAKHALTLDALAYVGTCPAIELIDVLTRKTSCLGSSRKRELVVSLSAVPLRYCSPCKLLKTVTTMAKENTMNMTYKLVVGAVIHEVTEHPDYVCPTEIEEAFVFLEEELLKSMENSDIPHSVHVLKAMGNSGLPRCLPILQRVINTTGCNTTGISPEIELRLAAIYALLKISDRFPSKVREIALPIFMSRCDEVEARAAAYFVYMRTLRGWFPPEPIELKRLVLSLQWDPNENLKSFVYTHLLALEKSDNPSRRSRREMINYVITVTNIRYWCSYCDMGYLSSKATREYVSLTDAPLPRSLPRDVLGAEFSMGVLFGDVEGLPRSATAKLKTNAFGYDFDLIEIGVRGTGIERLIRFLFGPTGYLRLGTRSMKASGLPEPKACPVKQEPMYASGYVKMFGSEMAWNSINEEEIMNKLYDRNILNVLRESITENVMEQFTFSDFSSVAEKLNNYLQYLLYGEIRVLEVNTNLSKSMQMLDVHRSIPTTIGLPLNITATASSHSKLMGRLDIRITTKEIRVDGTIEPEACMFSSANITLDALVVKPKLVMKLTSRGTFKQKGTVCVFDDYSVKSELDEMPSEPETLLAEMKYEQYAEVNTETLNMTIWKRNETEFYEPFGAEILGIEVSTPVSYPNSTDVPFAPFFPLSGNAEASVRLRSLSPAPSSIRFFFWNETLLDVSEGTFYSKLETVGGVGRGMNGTYNWYMTGSKPYEQRVISLKANSVPGNASAHIVANTWNRVDIEAWMTMNTTVSNSTCYTRFNRTHFYGNVSRYRHTVDNTTAIIRVPEFRGELNGSLVNNTEGNISAILYLEGSNKPQWLRVNTTTIRLMVNLTAESSLFNTTNMGYVLPYPLKAPICRYFRSSHEATYHIITFDEYKMSVEVEPTCEFVLARHRNESDNFAVTVQGNSVHVYINETKYTLVGGTTLQVDGHPHELPYKVKHVMNVRTVTVGTETYTRLSAWAGVDIYANELGIQLAVNGFYAGMTGGLCGNSDGNSTLVNELETPCGHASSVAEFVHSWVVPSKTTTKSCSVVESVVSKDDMDRAAEVCSEIFEVVLARGHRVVAFGHYLSACLHDVVRNGSPVESITAYAMAAATKHVHLQGCHYEKWGHWSACENGVTFRRRTVRRNYLNGQCHDLIESTACDEQQLLIVERTPKPTPTPTTSTRTPCRLIEKKVLGTHTGRKICYSKQELPACPDNCTPIYPPVSEPAQVEFQCTSEGGSESTISLPYYRPIDCK